ATACCTTTTGAACTCCTAGAGACTTCGATTCCAAGAAAATATTTTAATTGACCCAAGTCTTTAACTTCAAACTCTTGTGCCAGTTGCAACTTCAATCTCTTaatttcctcctcctcatctcctgaaataacaatatcatcaacatagactaTCAATATAGCCAGTTTGCTTGCATTACGTTTGTAAAACAGAGTATGATTGGCATTACTCTGTTTATAACCCATTAGTAGTACCGCCCGTCGAAAACGATCAAACCATGCCCGAGGTGATTGTTTTAAGCCATATAATGATCGATGCAGCCTAAGAACTTTGCCCTCAGTTTGTGCAGTGCCAAAACCTGGAGGTATATGCATGTAAATCTCCTCTTGGAGGtctccatgaagaaaagcattttttaCATCTAGTTGATGTAAGTCCCAGTCAAGATTAGATGCACATGATATCAAAGTTCGTATTGTATTCATTTTGGCAACTGGAGCGAAAGTCTCTTCGTAGTCTATCCCATATGTCTGAGTATACCCTTTTGCTACTAAATGAGCCTTGTACCTCTCAACCTTACCCTCAGGATTATGCTTAATGGTGTATACCCACTTGCACCCCACAGGTTCTTTACTAGATGGTAAGTTCACGAGTTCCCATGTATTGTTCTTCTCCAAGGCTGCCATCTCCTCTAGCATGGCTGTCTTCCACCTAGAATCCTTTATAGCATCCTTCCAATCTCTTGGAATAGAGGTGGAGTCTAAAGAAGCAATAAATCCTTGGAATGTCGGGCTACATTTTTCATAAGAAATAAATTTGGCAATATCATGCTTATAGACAACACAATCCTTAAGGCGCGCTGGAATATCAGTACGTCTTGCAGACTTACGCAATGCAATAGGAGGATCAACTATAGGAGAACTGGGAGCTGCTACAGATTCTACCATACCTTCTCCCTGAGTAGACTCCCTCAGTGAAGAAGAATTTTCTGGGGCATCAATATGGTCAATAtcttctccagtcccatcattagttGTTGGCTCAGAAGAAGTGTCAGGCTCAATAACTTGTTgactgggaaaagtgtcacttaccTCATTTCCATCGTTACTATTAGCATCTTCCTCCCCCTCTGGTTCATTCTCCTGCTGAGATATATCAATCATAGGAGTTAGAGCTGAGCTACTGGGAGTAACATCTTTGCTCATATTCTCCCCCTGACTATCAACACCATGAACAATTTTACCATCTATAGGATAAAATGGCTCATTTTCATGAAATGTGACATCCATGCTAACAAAGAACCTTTTTTCGGTAGGGCTCCAGCACCGGTACCCCTTCTGGGTAGGAGAGTAACCCACAAATATGCATTTAACTGCACGTGGATCAAGCTTCCCTGCTGAATTCCTATAGTCATGAACGAAACAAGTACATCCAAAAACCTTCGGGGGAACAATGAAAGAATTAGCACCTCTCAAACACTCAACCGGAGTCTTATGATTTAAAACCCTTGATGGCATACGATTTATTAAATATGCCGCTGTCTTGACAGCTTCACCCCAAAGGAATTTTGGCACATTCATCATAAACATGAGGGATCTAGCAACTTCTAGCAGATGTCTATTTTTTCGTTCTGCAACCCCATTTTGTTCAGCTGTATTCACACATGTGGTTTGATGTATAATGCCATGTGAAGCTAAGAAATTATCAAAATCCTTGTTAACATACTCAGTTCCATTATCTGAACGAAATACTTTAACACTAGCATTATACTGGTTGCACACCAGAGTATAAAAGTTTTTAAATGCGGATAGAACATCAGATTTCCGCTTGAGCAAATACAGCCAAGTATATTGACTAGATTCATCAATAAAAGTTACATACCACCGTTCTCCTGATAGAGAGGTTACAACTGCTGGCCCCCAAACATCTGAATGAACTACTTCAAAAGGTACATTACTCCTCTCACTGTTGCTAGGATAATTAGTTCTCGTATGTTTTGCTAGttcacatacatcacatacgagTTGCTCTTTGCAACAGGAGGCCAAAAGTGAGGGAAACATGCGGCCTAGTGACTAAAACGATAGGTGCCCAAGTCTATAATGTAGTAATAACAACTCATCTGTAGCGGAGACACATTTCACACTAAGTGCAAGTGAAGTCGATGCGTTGTCGAGGTAGTAGAGGCCGTCATATTCAGTTCCAGTCTCAAGAATTCTTCCTGACTTCAAATCCTGGAATACACAAAATTTAGGTTCAAACCATGCTCTGCAATTTAGTGACTTTGTAATAGAGCTGACCGACAACAAATTCACAGGAAAATTAGGAACATGTAAGACAGGGCTTAATGATAGGGTTGATGTGCAGTTAACAGATCCACAACCCATTATGGGAGCTGAAGACCCATCAGCAATGCGAACTCTATCTCTCCCAGAACGAGGCAAGTATGATGAAAAATTCTTTGGTGATCCTGTCATATGATTTTTCGCACCTGAATCAATGATCCGGGGCACACGTAAATGGTTCTCACCTTCTGTAGCCCGAGAGCCGACAGCTTCACTAGATCCTTCGGTAGCAACGGCCATCAACTTTGCCTTGAACTCTTCTAGTGCATGAGCAGCGGTTGCAGGTAACTCTGTTGTCGATGATGTAAGATGAGCTCGGTCCTGCTTCTTCTCAAAGTTGTTACCGCTGCTGTTGAACCTGCTTGTTTGTCTTTGCTTCCATCCCGGAGGATAACCAACCAACTCGAAACAATTCTTCTTCACATGGCCAGACATCTTACAATGATCACACACAACTTTGTTTCTCCTTCTGTAGTCAAACTTAGTAGTATTTGCTTGATCACTCCTAGAAGTAACAGAGGTTTGTGCGTGAGTAAGTGCAGCACGATTATCACCATGCATCTGTGGCGTTGCTTCctggttagccaaacgagtttcttCTTCAAGGATACTAGCAATAGTTTGATCCAAGGTAGGCCAGTCAGGAGATGCTTGTATCATCTGAGAGCGAAGTTTAAACTCGGGATTCAGGCCTTCCAAAAAAACCTGCACCAACAATGGTTCAAACCATTCTCTGAGGAGAGACAAATCTCTAGGATCATGTGGCTTGAATGGCCGGAAGAACTCCAGATCTCTATAAAGTTTCTTGAGTTCCCCTGCATATTCTGTAACTGATTTTTGATCTTGCCTAAAGTGCCACATCTCATGCAATATTCTGCTAACCTGTATTTTGTTTGATTTACCAGAAAACTGTTTTTCAATGCTTGTCCAGACTTCAGCAGCAGTTTGAAAACTTTCAACTTGTTCCCGAACAGTTTTTTCCATTGAGCCCAGTAGCCAAACCATGACTCGCTTTTGATTCTGCTCCCACTGCTCCTGAACTACATCAGTTGGTTTCTTCTCATCTTCACTTAGGTACTTATGCAGGCCATGAGCTTCCAAAATTAACGAGGCATTGCGAGCCCAACTAAAATAGTCGCCCGGGCCAGTCAATTTAACTGGATTCGGTTCAAGGATAGACTTATGAATCTCGGTCGAGCTACTAGACTTTACTTGGGCCTGCTCCATCAGCTGAGCAAGCATTCGCTGCATACTTTCACAAAGTTTTTCAACACTTGAATCCACACTCTTATCCTTGCTGTTATCTCCCATGCCTGCTTGCTCCAACAACTGCAACTACTTGAGAATTAACTCGGCAACTCACAGAACTAGGCCCACAAATCAGTAACTCTCAGAGGTCGCAGCAGCTATTAGGACGAACCTCACCAATAACCACAAATCAGTGACTCGGTACGCAGTAGAATCACCACAAATAGACACAACTTCAGGTAGTGAACCGCAGAGGATTCAGACCAAACTTGAGGTTGCAACTCACAAGACGAATCCCTGGAGAAAAACAGGGGTATACCTCAGATCCGGAGCGCCGCCTCCCGACCTCCCCGTCGTTCTTCCCCAAAAGAAATCCTCAGATCCGCTATACTTGAACACGCTGCCGTCAAATGTCGCACACCAAGCTCCGTCCGGACCGCCGTGGTCTGATACCATGTAGGGATTAGTGAACACTAACTAGGGGATAGCAAGACTCCATGGTTCGTGTGCTCAGGATTTGGATAGGAGCGTACTGGAGAGTTCTCTccgtttcctttcctttttttatataaTCAAGAGTACACCATTTTACACTTTAGACCCTCTAACAACAAGC
The Triticum dicoccoides isolate Atlit2015 ecotype Zavitan unplaced genomic scaffold, WEW_v2.0 scaffold35261, whole genome shotgun sequence genome window above contains:
- the LOC119345972 gene encoding uncharacterized protein LOC119345972 — encoded protein: MVWLLGSMEKTVREQVESFQTAAEVWTSIEKQFSGKSNKIQVSRILHEMWHFRQDQKSVTEYAGELKKLYRDLEFFRPFKPHDPRDLSLLREWFEPLLVQVFLEGLNPEFKLRSQMIQASPDWPTLDQTIASILEEETRLANQEATPQMHGDNRAALTHAQTSVTSRSDQANTTKFDYRRRNKVVCDHCKMSGHVKKNCFELVGYPPGWKQRQTSRFNSSGNNFEKKQDRAHLTSSTTELPATAAHALEEFKAKLMAVATEGSSEAVGSRATEGFEVRKNS